A window of the Haloquadratum walsbyi C23 genome harbors these coding sequences:
- a CDS encoding site-2 protease family protein — translation MESLDPAVDPPVDALQSVFHLYETQRDGDRILYYGESLVPEQMLIREAWPAFREAGYEIEVASTETREDVVVARPIDTSIDGIPWKNMLLFLATIVSTLLVGAITWYYIPPSDLLANPLSILQALPFTAAILGVLATHELGHYVMGRYHGVNVSLPYVIPFIFPFGTLGAIIRMRGQMPDRRALFDIGVAGPLAGLTATVIVTVIGLTQSPIQIPARAMEQSGQMIIFNNPPLLDIIATVIGEPTAYNDPRMSVSPIIIGGWVGMFFTVLNLLPVGQLDGGHILRAMLGTTQERVAALVPVSLIALSAYLHYGLGYAFNESVGLWAFWGVLSAFVAFKGPANPIDDAPLGIPRVLLGVLTFALGALCFLLVPIEVATVS, via the coding sequence ATGGAATCACTCGACCCGGCAGTGGACCCGCCGGTCGATGCCCTCCAATCGGTTTTTCATCTTTATGAAACACAGCGGGACGGCGACCGCATCCTCTATTATGGTGAGTCGCTCGTGCCCGAACAGATGTTAATCCGTGAGGCATGGCCAGCGTTCCGAGAGGCGGGCTATGAAATTGAAGTGGCATCCACAGAAACACGTGAAGATGTTGTCGTTGCGCGCCCAATTGATACCAGTATTGATGGGATTCCGTGGAAGAATATGCTTCTATTTCTTGCAACGATTGTTTCGACGCTTCTTGTCGGTGCAATCACATGGTACTATATCCCACCATCAGATCTCCTTGCAAACCCATTAAGTATACTCCAAGCGTTACCGTTTACAGCAGCTATTCTTGGGGTTCTTGCGACACACGAACTTGGCCATTACGTGATGGGACGATATCATGGAGTTAATGTTTCGCTTCCATACGTTATCCCATTTATATTTCCTTTTGGTACACTCGGGGCGATTATTCGGATGCGTGGACAGATGCCTGACCGAAGAGCCTTATTTGATATTGGTGTTGCGGGTCCGCTCGCTGGACTGACGGCAACAGTGATTGTGACTGTCATTGGTCTTACTCAGTCACCCATTCAGATTCCAGCGCGGGCTATGGAGCAAAGCGGTCAAATGATTATATTCAATAATCCACCACTCCTTGATATAATTGCGACTGTCATTGGAGAGCCAACAGCGTACAACGATCCCCGTATGTCTGTATCTCCCATCATTATCGGTGGGTGGGTTGGCATGTTTTTTACTGTACTTAATCTGCTTCCTGTTGGACAACTTGATGGTGGACACATTCTTCGAGCGATGCTTGGGACTACTCAAGAGCGTGTTGCCGCTCTTGTTCCAGTCAGTCTTATTGCACTTTCAGCATATCTGCACTACGGTCTTGGTTATGCATTTAATGAGTCGGTTGGACTGTGGGCATTCTGGGGAGTCCTTTCGGCGTTTGTTGCGTTCAAAGGTCCTGCAAACCCCATTGATGATGCACCACTTGGCATTCCTCGGGTCCTCCTTGGAGTGCTTACTTTCGCTCTTGGAGCACTGTGTTTCTTGCTTGTCCCGATTGAAGTCGCAACAGTCAGTTAG
- the thiL gene encoding thiamine-phosphate kinase: MDERNALGQIAKTLPQAGDDAAVISLDSVSLVITTDMLHETTDFPDGTTRYTAGWRAVGASLSDIAAMGGQATAAVAVYGAPAFDPDEIDSFIAGAIDVCDAANAQYVGGDLDTTSELTIATTALGTVTHPSYRHGARIGDCICVTGNLGRTAAGLKAFETGDIAHANELFRFTPRVNTGAALAKHTTAMMDSSDGLARSVHQLASASEVGMSLHWDAIPTHPDVKEYVDDVSTRRELTTTVGEDFELVLTLPSSELANARETTSVPLHVIGEVTESDNGIIVDDESLPDEGYTHATK, from the coding sequence ATGGACGAACGTAACGCGCTTGGGCAAATAGCAAAGACCCTGCCACAGGCAGGCGACGATGCAGCAGTGATCTCACTAGACTCAGTATCACTCGTTATCACGACCGATATGCTCCATGAGACGACAGATTTCCCAGATGGGACCACCAGATACACCGCAGGATGGCGTGCCGTTGGTGCCTCACTTTCAGATATCGCTGCAATGGGTGGACAGGCTACCGCTGCCGTCGCTGTATATGGTGCGCCAGCATTTGATCCAGATGAAATAGACTCATTTATTGCCGGTGCAATTGATGTGTGTGATGCTGCTAATGCTCAGTATGTTGGTGGCGATCTCGACACAACATCGGAACTAACTATCGCAACAACAGCACTCGGTACTGTTACTCATCCATCGTATCGCCACGGTGCACGGATTGGTGATTGTATATGTGTGACTGGCAACCTTGGACGGACAGCAGCAGGCCTGAAAGCATTTGAGACCGGTGATATTGCACATGCAAACGAACTGTTTCGGTTTACCCCCCGCGTGAACACTGGAGCAGCGCTCGCAAAACATACAACAGCGATGATGGATTCGTCTGATGGACTTGCACGGTCGGTTCATCAACTTGCGTCTGCTTCTGAGGTTGGAATGTCACTACACTGGGACGCCATCCCGACACATCCAGATGTGAAAGAATATGTTGATGACGTGTCGACACGGCGGGAACTCACGACAACAGTCGGTGAAGATTTTGAGCTCGTATTGACACTTCCATCATCGGAACTCGCAAATGCTCGTGAGACAACATCAGTTCCGTTACATGTCATTGGCGAAGTCACGGAATCCGATAATGGAATTATAGTAGACGATGAATCACTTCCAGATGAGGGATATACGCACGCCACGAAGTGA